From Psychrobacillus sp. FSL K6-2836, a single genomic window includes:
- a CDS encoding response regulator transcription factor has protein sequence MNILICDDDKEIVRAISVYLENEGYQVFKAYDGIEAIDLIRDHVIHLIIMDIMMPKMDGITATMKIRQDNMIPLIILSAKSEDHDKILGLNIGADDYMGKPFNPLELVARVKSQLRRYTTFGSLEVSGYVLQTGGLMIDDEQKIITVDNQEVYLTPVQYKILKLLTANAGRVFTIEEIYEKVWNERAINPENTVSVHIRKIREKIEINPKEPKYLKVVWGVGYKVEKY, from the coding sequence TTGAACATTTTGATTTGTGATGATGATAAAGAAATCGTTAGGGCGATTAGCGTTTATTTAGAAAATGAGGGATATCAAGTATTCAAAGCTTACGATGGGATAGAGGCAATCGATCTTATTCGAGATCATGTAATTCACCTAATTATTATGGATATAATGATGCCAAAAATGGATGGGATTACGGCAACGATGAAGATTCGACAAGATAATATGATTCCGTTAATTATACTTTCTGCCAAGTCTGAGGATCATGACAAAATACTCGGGTTAAATATCGGAGCAGATGATTATATGGGCAAGCCGTTTAATCCATTAGAACTTGTGGCTAGAGTGAAATCACAGCTAAGAAGGTATACGACATTTGGGAGTCTTGAGGTGAGTGGTTATGTACTTCAAACGGGCGGGCTCATGATTGATGATGAACAGAAGATCATTACTGTTGATAATCAAGAGGTTTATTTGACACCAGTGCAGTATAAAATTTTAAAGCTTCTCACAGCAAATGCTGGGAGAGTATTCACAATTGAAGAGATTTATGAAAAGGTATGGAATGAAAGGGCCATTAATCCAGAGAATACGGTTTCGGTTCATATTCGAAAGATTCGAGAAAAAATTGAAATAAATCCGAAAGAGCCGAAGTATTTAAAAGTTGTATGGGGAGTTGGGTATAAAGTTGAGAAATATTAG